One Archocentrus centrarchus isolate MPI-CPG fArcCen1 chromosome 10, fArcCen1, whole genome shotgun sequence genomic region harbors:
- the asb12a gene encoding ankyrin repeat and SOCS box protein 12a, producing MVLGRAADMSLMDISKIFSLLQPKEEDEDGEQCQALNNAVSGDNAALLSELLSQENYRKSINARSGWGVPVTPLRTAAALGHLRCLELLLEHGAEVDSLDVKAQTPLFTAVSGKHLDCVVALLKAGADPNGSQYNNCSPVLTAAREGDVDILRELLRFGAEVDVRPKVPEWASNATACRGPLYISAVYGHLDCFKLLLLHGANPNYNCTDEKMLARIKQPKTVLEVCLRYGCGVEYIQLLIDFGADVYLPTLIIDKTTKQNEALLLLLKERVYPKTLMSQARLAIRGYLPFTNKESVIDSLDVPLILRNFLKHETSEAI from the exons ATGGTTCTGGGCCGAGCTGCCGACATGAGTTTGATGGACATTTCTAAGATCTTCTCCCTGCTGCAGCctaaggaggaggatgaggacgGAGAGCAGTGCCAGGCTCTGAACAACGCCGTGAGCGGCGACAACGCGGCTCTGCTCTCTGAGCTTCTCTCTCAGGAGAATTACAGAAAGTCTATCAACGCTCGGAGTGGGTGGGGGGTTCCGGTAACCCCCTTGCGCACCGCCGCAGCACTGGGACACCTGAGGTGCTTGGAGCTGTTGCTGGAGCACGGTGCAGAG GTCGACAGCTTGGATGTGAAGGCCCAGACGCCTCTGTTCACAGCTGTGAGTGGGAAACATCTGGACTGCGTTGTTGCTCTGCTGAAGGCTGGAGCCGATCCTAATGGCAGCCAGTACAACAACTGCTCCCCGGTACTGACTGCCGCCCGAGAGGGTGACGTAGACATACTCCGAGAGCTGCTTCGCTTTGGAGCTGAGGTGGATGTCAGGCCCAAAGTCCCTGAGTGGGCCTCCAATGCCACGGCATGCAGAGGACCCCTGTATATCTCAGCTGTTTATGGGCACCTGGACTGCTTTAAACTGCTCCTTCTTCACGGAGCCAACCCCAACTACAACTGCACGGATGAGAAGATGTTGGCCAGGATAAAACAGCCAAAGACAGTGTTGGAGGTGTGCCTCCGTTACGGCTGTGGGGTGGAGTACATTCAGCTTCTCATAGATTTTGGAGCAGACGTGTATCTACCGACACTCATCATTGACAAAACCACAAAGCAGAATGAAGCTCTGCTTTTGCTCCTCAAGGAGAGAG TTTACCCCAAAACTCTGATGTCGCAGGCTCGACTGGCAATCAGAGGATACCTCCCTTTCACTAACAAGGAGTCTGTAATTGACAGCTTGGATGTTCCTCTGATCCTGAGAAACTTCTTGAAACATGAAACCTCGGAAGCCATTTGA